One Pomacea canaliculata isolate SZHN2017 linkage group LG9, ASM307304v1, whole genome shotgun sequence DNA segment encodes these proteins:
- the LOC112572307 gene encoding keratin-associated protein 5-3-like: MQAILLVTVFSCLLAAANVAAAAFGADCTATSDCTDANNDCLGTPLKCACKSGYTAYSGSCAITHGTAGGECLTGSTCTGNTLVCESNVCKVKAGQTCTATTPCVSSSTCSTTCTCDNGYSASSTGTCTAIPQGKVNAACDTTTKKCTGTNDACTDGFCKCKDGFSGNKGDNDCSGFAPQSVSSWLLIGSIIMCLMTLSLP, from the exons ATGCAGGCGATACTCCTAGTGACTgtcttctcctgtcttcttgcgGCTG CAAACGTAGCTGCGGCCGCATTCGGAGCTGATTGCACTGCTACGAGTGACTGCACTGATGCCAACAACGACTGTTTAGGGACACCTTTAAAGTGTGCCTGCAAAAGTGGATACACTGCTTATAGCGGAAGCTGCG CTATTACACATGGAACCGCTGGTGGGGAATGTTTAACAGGTTCAACCTGCACTGGCAACACTTTAGTATGTGAGTCAAATGTATGCA AGGTGAAAGCTGGACAAACCTGCACTGCTACCACTCCATGTGTTTCATCGTCTACCTGCTCCACCACCTGCACGTGTGATAACGGCTATTCTGCAAGTTCGACTGGCACGTGTA cTGCCATCCCCCAAGGGAAAGTAAACGCAGCCTGCgacacaacaacaaagaaatgtacAGGAACTAACGATGCCTGTACAGACGGGTTTTGCAAGTGTAAGGATGGTTTTTCTGGCAACAAAGGCGACAATGATTGTA GTGGATTTGCTCCCCAGTCAGTGTCCTCCTGGCTCCTCATTGGCAGTATCATCATGTGCTTGATGACTTTGAGTCTGCCTTaa
- the LOC112572309 gene encoding fibulin-5-like, whose translation MQAILLVTVFSCLLGAANAGDVTFGNPCVAADTCTDPNNECSPTTAKCACKSGYTAVNGACTANGALGTACLTGSACTGNPLVCDSNVCKKKSGEDCSAAADCVSHSTCSTKCGCDSGYTATATGLCNGVAPQSVSSWLLTGTIITCLVTFSLP comes from the exons ATGCAGGCGATACTCCTAGTGACTgtcttctcctgtcttcttggGGCTG CAAATGCAGGTGATGTTACATTCGGCAACCCATGCGTTGCTGCGGACACCTGCACTGATCCCAACAACGAATGTTCACCGACAACTGCAAAGTGTGCATGCAAAAGTGGATATACTGCGGTTAACGGAGCCTGCA CTGCAAACGGAGCCCTTGGTACAGCTTGTTTAACAGGTTCTGCCTGCACTGGAAACCCGTTAGTCTGCGATTCAAATGTATGCA AGAAAAAATCTGGAGAGGACTGTAGTGCTGCGGCTGACTGTGTTTCACACTCCACCTGCTCCACGAAGTGCGGGTGTGACAGCGGGTACACTGCGACAGCGACTGGCTTGTGTA ACGGAGTTGCTCCCCAGTCTGTGTCCTCCTGGCTTCTCACCGGCACCATCATCACGTGTTTGGTGACCTTCAGTCTTCCGTAa